In bacterium, a single window of DNA contains:
- a CDS encoding Rid family detoxifying hydrolase, with translation MFERIITEKSPLPVGPYSQGIKWKNFIFISGQIPVDPKTNTVVNGDITSQTKQVIENIKNILTEAGADLENVVKTTVFLKNINDFEKMNYVYAQYFKNKPARTTVEVSNLPKNVLIEIEVIAIIEEGK, from the coding sequence ATGTTTGAAAGAATTATAACAGAGAAATCACCTTTACCGGTCGGACCTTATTCTCAGGGAATTAAATGGAAAAATTTTATCTTTATTTCTGGACAGATACCCGTTGACCCTAAAACAAATACTGTTGTTAATGGTGATATAACTAGTCAAACTAAACAGGTGATAGAAAATATTAAAAATATTTTAACTGAAGCAGGCGCAGATCTTGAAAATGTTGTTAAAACCACTGTTTTTTTAAAAAATATAAATGATTTTGAAAAGATGAATTATGTGTATGCTCAGTATTTTAAAAATAAACCAGCAAGAACAACTGTAGAAGTTTCAAATTTACCAAAAAATGTTCTTATTGAAATTGAGGTTATTGCAATAATTGAGGAGGGAAAATGA
- a CDS encoding flavodoxin — translation MKIIIVYFSLTGNTRKLSVKIYEILKSKNLDVSLFEIESKERCSFLKNCFNAIFEKLIKIDKVPHIENYDLLFIGTPIWAGKITPHIRSFLEDIDLKNKKVFLFTTYGSGFLKNKAMKEFIELVETEGGKIVDMFEVRGEKIEKYMDNLKEKIEKCLKEL, via the coding sequence ATGAAAATAATTATAGTTTATTTTTCATTAACTGGCAATACCAGAAAACTATCAGTAAAAATTTATGAAATTCTCAAATCAAAAAATCTTGATGTAAGTTTGTTTGAAATTGAGAGCAAAGAAAGATGCAGTTTTTTGAAAAATTGTTTTAATGCAATTTTTGAAAAATTAATAAAAATAGATAAAGTTCCACATATAGAAAATTATGATTTGCTTTTTATTGGTACACCCATATGGGCTGGAAAAATAACTCCACATATTAGAAGTTTTCTTGAAGATATTGACCTGAAAAATAAAAAAGTTTTTTTGTTTACAACCTATGGAAGTGGTTTTTTAAAAAATAAAGCGATGAAAGAATTTATAGAACTTGTTGAAACTGAAGGTGGTAAAATTGTTGATATGTTTGAAGTAAGAGGGGAAAAAATAGAAAAATATATGGACAATTTAAAAGAAAAAATTGAAAAATGTTTGAAAGAATTATAA